From the genome of Candidatus Methanoperedens sp., one region includes:
- a CDS encoding CPBP family intramembrane metalloprotease, with protein sequence MPIRLYAYLVPLLTILAFIILILTSPLDTILIDMLSWLPKWFVMADTTQYVHYPKSSLIITFALALMLNGIVFPLIEEIYFRGYLMPRISRFGLWTPVIGHFLFTIYHFWQPYNYPTVFLGVLPLTLALWWKRNIRLGIITHCLLNIIGGLLTIGLVLGQIIKM encoded by the coding sequence ATGCCAATCAGGCTATATGCCTATCTGGTCCCATTGCTTACAATTCTAGCTTTCATTATTTTGATACTTACAAGCCCGCTTGATACGATTCTGATTGACATGTTATCGTGGCTGCCTAAATGGTTCGTTATGGCGGATACGACCCAATATGTGCATTATCCCAAATCATCACTTATCATAACATTTGCACTTGCATTAATGCTCAATGGAATAGTATTTCCACTCATCGAGGAGATTTATTTTCGCGGATACCTGATGCCACGAATTTCCCGATTTGGTTTGTGGACTCCTGTGATAGGGCATTTTCTTTTCACGATATATCACTTCTGGCAGCCTTACAATTATCCAACCGTCTTTTTGGGTGTGCTACCACTAACACTGGCGTTATGGTGGAAACGCAATATCAGACTGGGTATTATTACGCATTGCTTGTTGAATATCATAGGAGGTCTTCTAACAATAGGCTTGGTGTTAGGACAAATAATTAAGATGTGA